A segment of the Capricornis sumatraensis isolate serow.1 chromosome 8, serow.2, whole genome shotgun sequence genome:
ggcACTCTCCACTAGATGCCCCTGGCTCGgctgccttttctccacatcccttTGTGACGCAAATGGCTCCAGGACAAGGCCTAGTGCTCACAAAGGCAGGTGCAAAGCAGGCGCGCACTCAGTACTCTGCGAGCTTCAGACAGATCTGGGCTCCGGTCCTGCTGCTCCAACCCCAAGGCCGGGGGCGAGCCCTGACACCGCCATCACGCGCTATGGCCAACCAGTTATTCCTCCCTGTCACCCCGCGCCTCTCGTCCTTGACTCCTGTGAAGCCGCACTTCGGACACCTCCAAGCGGGCATCAGCGTGGCGATCCAGCGCACCGATGGGAGAATCCATCTCGCAGTGGTCACAGAGGTCAAACGGGACAACGCTTGGGTAACGGTAGAGTGGGCCGAAAAAGGAgtcaaaaaaggcaaaaaagttgCTCTAGAGACCATATTCCTGTTGAATCCAGCTCTGGCCTTGGCTGGGCCCGCGCAGGGCAGGGTTTCGCGCTCTGTgtctctgtcgccctcttctttTATCGGGGACCAGCGCACAGCCGCGcggtgggctgggaagatcccccagagaaacgAAACGCCCTCGGGGGACAGCCTGGCCGTGAGAGTTCCCAGCAGCCCTTGCCTGATGACGCAGCGGAAATCTGCCTGCCTACGAGAAATTGAAAAACTGCAGAAGCAGCGCGAGAGGCGCCGACGGCTGCAGCGCGAGATTCGCGCCCAGCGCGCTCGGGACGCCGACACCGGAAACGCCCACTACGAGATCCGGCGCCTGATCGAGGAGTGCCGCCGGCGCCTGCGCGGGGGCCGGATTTTCGGCCCCGAGCCGCGGGACGGCCGCCGCATCTGCGTCTGTGTGAGGAAGCGGCCTCTTAACCGGCAGGAGGCCACGCGGGAGGACCTAGATATTGTCACCATCCCCTCGGACAACGTGGTCATGGTGCACGAGTCCAGGCAGAAGGTGGACCTCACTCGCTACCTAGAGAACCAGACCTTTTGCTTCGACCACGCCTTCGACGACACCGCCTCCAACGAGTTGGTGTATCAATTTACTGCCCAGCCGTTGGTTGAGTCCATCTTCCGCCATGGCATGGCCACGTGCTTTGCCTATGGACAGACAGGCAGCGGGAAAACGCACACTATGGGAGGAGGCTTTTCGGGAAGGAACCAAGATTGTTCTAAAGGCATTTATGCCATGGTGGTGCAGGATGTTTTCCTCTTACTGAAAACTTCCACTTACGAAAAGCTGGACCTCAAAGTCTATGGGACGTTTTTTGAGATTTATGGGGGAAAGGTGTATGACTTGTTGAACTGGAAGAAGAAGCTGCAAGTCCTTGAGGATGGCAATCAACAGATCCAGGTAGTCGGGCTGCAGGAGCAGGAGGTGTGCTGTGTGGAGGACATGCTGAACCTCGTGGAACTAGGGAACAGTTGTCGGACTTCAGGACAGACATCAGTCAATGCCCACTCTTCCAGGAGCCACGCAGTGTTCCAGATCATTTTAAAGTCTCGAGGGAAACTGCATGGCAAGTTTTCCCTTGTTGACTTAGCTGGGAATGAGAGAGGAGCAGATACTGCCAAGGCCAACCGGAAAAGACAGCTGGAAGGAGCAGAGATTAATAAGAGTCTCCTGGCACTCAAAGAATGCATCCGAGCTTTGGGTCAGAACAAGTCTCATACCCCATTCAGAGCCAGCAAGCTCACACAGGTGCTCCGGGACTCCTTTATAGGCCAAAACTCCTCCACTTGCATGATTGCTACTATCTCTCCAGGGATGGCCTCTTGTGAAAATACCCTCAACACTTTAAGATATGCAAATAGAGTAAAAGAAATAACTCTAAATTTAAGGCCTCGCCATCGTTGTCTTTATCCTGCTGAACGTGAAATGCCAAGAGTGTTGGAAAATCACATTAGAAATTCAGAAATGTCCCTTCAGGGGGATGAATTTATTAGAATACCTTGCCTACagagtgaggaggaggaagagactgaagaaatcaaagcgCTATCCTCTCCATTAATGGATACAACAATTTCCTGGAAGGAAGCAAGCCAATTGCCAGATAATAAAATCCAGGAGACATCTGATGGGGTAAACTGTGATGTTGACTTTTGCATTGCCCAGTTATTGtccattttggagaagaaaatagataTTCTGACTGAGATTCAAAGGAAACTGAAATTATTACAAGCTGACCTTCAAAAGGAGAGCAGGCATGGTGAAGTCAATGGTGAGAGATCAGATCTGAAATGATGAATACAGTGCTGCAGTTTCTAAGTTTCTTATAAAGGAAAATTGTCTAAATGATCTGGATAGAAAGATCCTCCTGGAAGGTTTAAAACCTCTTTAAATATGGCTGTGAGaaatgtcctctttttttttcttctgtatttctgtaatttattattattctgtAGGACAGTGATTTGTGACCTGGAACCATTTTACTCCCTAGAGACAACTGGCAATGTCTGGAAGCATTTTTATTTGTCAGAATTGGGTATGAGAAGAGTGGTGGTACTATAATATCACTAGAATACTAGAATGTAGAATGATACTAGTAGAATGCCAGAGGTGCTGTTAAACATCCTACAATATACAGAATAGCCTTCAAATAATTATCCTGTTGAAATTATTATCAagtaatatatgtaaaatcaaatatataacaaatcaaatatatatcaaatcaAATATATAACAAACAATTATCCTATTGAAAATATCAGTAGTACTGGGAttgagaaggagaaggcaatagcaacccattccagtactcttgcctggaaaatcccatggatggaggagcctggtggactgcagtccatggggtcgcttagagtcagacacaactgagcaacttcactttcacttttcactttcatgcattggagaaggaaatggcaacccactccagtgttcttgcctggagaatctcagggacgagggagcctggtgggctgccatctatggggtcgcacagagttggacaggactgaagcgacttagcagcagcaacagcagcaataatGCATATGCACGAGTCTTTTTCTGCTACACTGGTGTGTAGATTCAAATGGTTTCTAAACTCTAGATATACTAGGGAGATGGGAGTGGAGAAGGGAGAGATTTTCTTTGAGGCTTTGTATGAGAGCCTAGAATtgagaagatttta
Coding sequences within it:
- the KIF2B gene encoding kinesin-like protein KIF2B, which codes for MANQLFLPVTPRLSSLTPVKPHFGHLQAGISVAIQRTDGRIHLAVVTEVKRDNAWVTVEWAEKGVKKGKKVALETIFLLNPALALAGPAQGRVSRSVSLSPSSFIGDQRTAARWAGKIPQRNETPSGDSLAVRVPSSPCLMTQRKSACLREIEKLQKQRERRRRLQREIRAQRARDADTGNAHYEIRRLIEECRRRLRGGRIFGPEPRDGRRICVCVRKRPLNRQEATREDLDIVTIPSDNVVMVHESRQKVDLTRYLENQTFCFDHAFDDTASNELVYQFTAQPLVESIFRHGMATCFAYGQTGSGKTHTMGGGFSGRNQDCSKGIYAMVVQDVFLLLKTSTYEKLDLKVYGTFFEIYGGKVYDLLNWKKKLQVLEDGNQQIQVVGLQEQEVCCVEDMLNLVELGNSCRTSGQTSVNAHSSRSHAVFQIILKSRGKLHGKFSLVDLAGNERGADTAKANRKRQLEGAEINKSLLALKECIRALGQNKSHTPFRASKLTQVLRDSFIGQNSSTCMIATISPGMASCENTLNTLRYANRVKEITLNLRPRHRCLYPAEREMPRVLENHIRNSEMSLQGDEFIRIPCLQSEEEEETEEIKALSSPLMDTTISWKEASQLPDNKIQETSDGVNCDVDFCIAQLLSILEKKIDILTEIQRKLKLLQADLQKESRHGEVNGERSDLK